The following are encoded together in the Mycolicibacterium arabiense genome:
- a CDS encoding TetR/AcrR family transcriptional regulator — MATSRARSDDGPAARLGIEDWLQAGFAILAEQGIKALKVDSLCARLGVTKGSFYWHFTGMPAYRSALVTSWGELRDGDRRDFEELGVLPPRERLTRMMASLVSPAHWTLERAMREWARTDESVAVGVRAADRRVLRAVRAAFVDFGFDDEEADVRANATFAAGIGLLHLSGSAPRDAAQAERFLDLMLAH; from the coding sequence ATGGCAACTTCGCGGGCTCGCTCGGACGACGGCCCGGCGGCGCGCCTCGGCATCGAAGACTGGCTGCAGGCCGGCTTCGCCATCCTCGCTGAGCAGGGCATCAAGGCTTTGAAGGTCGACTCGCTGTGCGCCCGCCTCGGGGTCACCAAGGGCAGTTTCTATTGGCACTTCACCGGGATGCCCGCCTACCGATCGGCGCTCGTCACGTCCTGGGGCGAACTTCGCGACGGGGATAGACGCGATTTCGAGGAGCTCGGCGTGTTGCCTCCCCGCGAACGTCTAACGCGGATGATGGCCTCGCTCGTCAGCCCGGCGCACTGGACGCTCGAGCGGGCCATGCGCGAGTGGGCCCGCACCGACGAGTCGGTCGCCGTGGGCGTGCGGGCGGCCGATCGCAGGGTGCTGCGGGCGGTGCGCGCGGCGTTCGTCGACTTCGGGTTCGACGACGAGGAAGCGGACGTGCGCGCCAACGCGACGTTCGCCGCGGGCATCGGCCTGCTCCATCTGTCCGGAAGCGCGCCCCGCGACGCCGCCCAGGCGGAACGCTTCCTCGACCTGATGCTCGCCCACTGA
- a CDS encoding oxidoreductase: MDSFNALVARQDGDRITTAIETLSHDDLPPGDVTIRVAYSSVNFKDALAVTPKGGVVRDYPIVPGIDLAGEVVDSQSPDFNVGDQVLAHGYDIGTAKHGGYAEYARLPADQVVHLGALSADDAMAIGTAGFTAALSVQALVDRGITPDDGEIVVTGATGGVGSLSIDLLASAGYTVVASTGKQDASDHLRALGASEVIPRLPEDPDAKPRPLNKTRWAGAVDCVGGATLAHVLSTVAYGGAVAASGLTGGPALNTTVMPFILRGVALLGIDSVLLPIEPRRELWQRLGDSMRPQHLDNVKHPVDVKDVVSVIDEVRAGRYSGRGVVRVAGGF; this comes from the coding sequence ATGGATTCCTTCAACGCTCTCGTCGCCCGGCAGGACGGCGATCGGATCACCACGGCCATCGAGACACTGAGCCACGACGACCTGCCGCCGGGTGACGTCACGATCCGGGTTGCCTACTCCAGCGTGAACTTCAAGGACGCGCTCGCCGTCACTCCCAAGGGTGGCGTCGTGCGCGACTACCCCATCGTTCCGGGCATCGATCTCGCGGGCGAGGTCGTCGACTCGCAGTCCCCGGACTTCAACGTCGGCGACCAGGTGCTGGCGCACGGCTACGACATCGGTACCGCGAAGCACGGCGGCTACGCCGAGTACGCCCGGCTGCCCGCCGACCAGGTGGTCCATCTCGGCGCACTGAGCGCAGACGACGCCATGGCCATCGGCACGGCAGGCTTCACCGCCGCGCTGAGCGTCCAAGCACTCGTCGACCGTGGCATCACACCGGACGACGGCGAGATCGTCGTCACCGGCGCCACGGGCGGCGTGGGATCGCTCTCGATCGACCTCCTGGCATCCGCGGGCTACACGGTCGTGGCGTCGACCGGCAAGCAGGACGCCTCCGACCACCTCAGGGCGCTGGGCGCCAGCGAGGTGATCCCCCGGCTGCCCGAGGACCCCGACGCCAAGCCCCGGCCCCTGAACAAGACGCGATGGGCCGGCGCCGTGGACTGCGTCGGCGGCGCCACGCTGGCCCACGTCCTGAGCACCGTCGCGTACGGCGGCGCCGTGGCCGCGAGCGGGCTGACGGGCGGCCCGGCACTCAACACCACCGTGATGCCGTTCATCCTGCGCGGAGTGGCGCTGCTGGGCATCGACTCGGTCCTGCTACCCATCGAGCCGCGGCGGGAGCTGTGGCAGCGGCTGGGCGACTCGATGCGACCTCAGCACCTCGACAACGTAAAACACCCCGTCGATGTCAAGGACGTGGTGTCCGTGATCGACGAGGTGCGGGCCGGCCGTTACTCCGGCCGGGGTGTGGTGCGGGTGGCGGGCGGTTTCTAA
- a CDS encoding acyl-CoA dehydrogenase family protein — MATSITDDFVARLADRARGAEQMRRLPDETLDDLATTGFTELLVPKRFGGDQAAFPEVLDPVRRMAHGCTSSAWTIGFYALHNWMLALFGEQAQEEAFRARPFLAPAPLAPTGRGLPTDGGIRLTGRWSWATGAMGGNWMIVACICGPDDPAALYPALALLPIGDVTIEDVWHTDGMCATGSNDAVVTDVFVPDHRMVRVADVYGGTAPGAQLHDSPTYRWPLVPALALLAAMPALGSAERVAQMYADRVGQRVLAYEGVRQKDKPIAQARLAEARVRLRALHGLLRSTVDQIEATVTAGEVVERQVRGDARMAAAHVVHESRAVIAMLFEASGASVHFLDNPLQRFKRDVDVLSGHVVFDYDTSRELAGALTLGMKIPRTAMV; from the coding sequence ATGGCAACCTCCATCACCGACGACTTCGTCGCACGGCTCGCCGATCGCGCGCGCGGCGCCGAGCAGATGCGGCGTCTGCCAGACGAGACACTCGACGACCTCGCGACGACCGGCTTCACCGAACTGCTGGTGCCCAAGCGCTTTGGTGGCGACCAGGCGGCGTTCCCAGAGGTGCTCGACCCCGTGCGGCGCATGGCCCACGGCTGCACGTCGAGTGCGTGGACCATCGGCTTCTACGCCCTGCACAACTGGATGCTCGCGTTGTTCGGCGAGCAGGCCCAGGAGGAGGCGTTCCGCGCGCGGCCCTTTCTGGCGCCGGCCCCGCTGGCGCCCACCGGCCGCGGCCTGCCCACCGACGGCGGCATCCGGCTGACCGGCAGATGGTCGTGGGCCACCGGCGCGATGGGCGGCAACTGGATGATCGTGGCCTGCATCTGCGGCCCCGACGACCCCGCGGCCCTCTACCCCGCTCTGGCACTGCTCCCCATCGGCGACGTGACGATCGAGGACGTCTGGCACACCGACGGCATGTGCGCGACCGGGTCCAACGACGCCGTCGTCACCGACGTCTTCGTGCCCGACCATCGGATGGTGCGGGTCGCCGACGTCTACGGCGGCACGGCTCCCGGTGCCCAGCTGCACGACAGCCCGACCTATCGGTGGCCGCTGGTGCCCGCGCTCGCCCTCCTCGCCGCCATGCCCGCACTGGGCAGTGCCGAGCGCGTCGCGCAGATGTACGCCGACCGGGTGGGGCAACGCGTACTGGCCTACGAGGGCGTGAGGCAAAAAGACAAGCCCATCGCTCAGGCTCGGCTTGCGGAGGCCAGGGTGCGACTGCGCGCACTGCACGGGCTGCTTCGGTCCACCGTCGACCAGATCGAGGCGACGGTGACCGCGGGCGAGGTCGTGGAGCGTCAGGTGCGTGGCGATGCGCGGATGGCGGCCGCGCACGTCGTGCACGAATCTCGGGCGGTCATCGCCATGCTGTTCGAGGCGTCGGGCGCCAGCGTGCACTTCCTCGACAACCCACTGCAGCGCTTCAAGCGCGACGTCGACGTCCTGTCCGGCCACGTGGTGTTCGACTACGACACCAGCCGCGAATTGGCAGGCGCCTTGACGCTCGGCATGAAGATCCCACGCACGGCGATGGTGTGA
- a CDS encoding acyl-CoA dehydrogenase family protein, whose translation MTNTLPSKSGTNQRPRRAGSESGIGLQRPKRTATSIGLALVTPLVGQEFLDRYGLRDPLNRGLRYGVKTAFSALGASTRQFKRVQGGGKPPTRLKPSGADYFDLTPDDDQKMIVETVSEFAEEILRPAAHDADAAATYPQGLIAKAAELGITAINVPEDFDGIAEHRSTVTNALVAEALAYGDMGQALPILAPGGVASALTHWGSADQQATYLNEFAGESVPQACVAIAEPHALFDPTALKTTAVRTPSGYRLSGVKSLVPAAADAELFIVAAQLNGKPALFIVESASEGLTVKADPSMGIRAAALGRVELNDVAVPLHNRLGEDDASDSDYSEAIALARLGWAALAVGTSHAVLDYVVPYVKEREAFGEPIARRQAVAFMCANIAIELDGLRLITWRGAARAEQGLSFAREAALAKRIATDKGMQIGLDGVQLLGGHGFTKEHPVERWYRDLRALGVAEGVVVL comes from the coding sequence ATGACCAACACCCTGCCGTCCAAGAGCGGAACCAACCAGCGCCCCCGACGCGCCGGATCCGAGAGCGGCATCGGCCTGCAACGGCCCAAGCGCACGGCGACGTCCATCGGGCTCGCCCTCGTCACTCCCCTGGTCGGTCAGGAGTTCCTCGACCGCTACGGCCTGCGCGACCCGCTCAACCGCGGTCTGCGCTACGGCGTGAAGACGGCGTTCTCGGCACTCGGCGCGTCCACCCGCCAGTTCAAGCGGGTGCAGGGCGGCGGCAAGCCCCCGACCCGGTTGAAGCCGAGCGGCGCGGACTACTTCGACCTCACCCCCGACGACGACCAGAAGATGATCGTCGAGACGGTCTCCGAGTTCGCCGAGGAGATCCTGCGGCCCGCCGCCCACGACGCCGACGCGGCCGCGACGTACCCGCAGGGCCTCATCGCCAAGGCCGCCGAACTCGGCATCACCGCGATTAACGTCCCCGAGGACTTCGACGGCATCGCCGAGCACCGCAGCACCGTCACCAACGCCCTGGTCGCCGAGGCGCTCGCATACGGGGACATGGGTCAGGCATTGCCGATCCTGGCCCCCGGCGGTGTGGCGTCGGCCCTGACCCACTGGGGTAGCGCGGATCAGCAGGCCACCTACCTCAACGAGTTCGCAGGCGAGAGCGTGCCGCAGGCATGCGTCGCCATCGCCGAGCCGCATGCACTGTTCGATCCGACCGCACTGAAGACCACCGCGGTACGGACCCCCAGCGGCTACCGCCTCTCGGGCGTGAAGTCGCTGGTACCCGCAGCCGCCGACGCCGAACTGTTCATCGTCGCCGCGCAGCTCAACGGCAAGCCTGCACTGTTCATCGTCGAGTCGGCCTCCGAGGGCCTCACGGTCAAGGCCGACCCCAGCATGGGCATCCGCGCCGCCGCGCTGGGCCGCGTCGAATTGAACGACGTGGCCGTGCCGCTGCACAATCGGCTAGGTGAGGACGACGCCAGCGACTCGGACTACTCCGAGGCGATTGCGCTGGCCCGATTGGGTTGGGCCGCACTGGCAGTCGGCACCTCGCACGCGGTGCTCGACTACGTCGTGCCCTACGTCAAGGAACGCGAGGCGTTCGGCGAACCCATCGCGCGCAGGCAGGCCGTCGCCTTCATGTGCGCCAACATCGCCATCGAACTCGACGGCCTCCGCCTGATCACCTGGCGAGGCGCCGCGCGCGCCGAGCAAGGCCTGTCGTTCGCGCGAGAAGCAGCGCTGGCCAAGCGCATCGCCACCGACAAGGGCATGCAGATCGGCCTCGACGGCGTCCAGCTGCTCGGCGGCCACGGCTTCACCAAGGAGCACCCGGTGGAGCGTTGGTATCGCGACCTGCGGGCTCTCGGCGTCGCCGAGGGTGTCGTCGTCCTCTAA
- a CDS encoding esterase family protein: MFDRIGGRWARRLFVSVMAAVMLPAVIGLTGGSATAGAFSRPGLPVEYLMVPSPSMGRDIKVQFQSGGPNSPAIYMLDGLRARDDFNGWDIETAAFEWYVDSGMSMVMPVGGQSSFYANWYKPACGKAGCLTYNWETFLTQELPAYLAAEKGVRSDGSAAVGLSMAGSAALTLAAHHPGQFIYASSMSGFLNPSEGWWPFLINISMGDAGGYKANDMWGPAETDPAWKYNDPMVQLPTLVANNTRLWIYCGNGQPNELGGGNLPAKFLEGLTVRTNRTFQDNYIAAGGKNGVFNFPDAGTHAWAYWGQQLQQMKPDLQRVLVA, translated from the coding sequence ATGTTTGACAGAATTGGCGGCCGCTGGGCGCGCCGGTTGTTTGTGTCGGTCATGGCGGCGGTCATGCTGCCCGCGGTGATCGGCCTCACGGGCGGTAGCGCGACCGCGGGGGCGTTCTCACGCCCCGGTCTGCCGGTGGAGTATCTGATGGTGCCGTCGCCGAGCATGGGCCGCGACATCAAGGTGCAGTTCCAGAGCGGTGGCCCGAACTCGCCGGCCATCTACATGCTCGACGGCCTGCGCGCACGCGATGACTTCAACGGCTGGGACATCGAGACCGCAGCCTTCGAGTGGTACGTCGACTCGGGCATGTCCATGGTCATGCCGGTCGGTGGCCAGTCCAGCTTCTACGCCAACTGGTACAAGCCCGCCTGCGGCAAGGCAGGTTGCTTGACCTACAACTGGGAGACCTTCCTGACCCAGGAACTTCCCGCCTACCTGGCCGCCGAGAAGGGCGTCCGGAGCGACGGCAGTGCAGCCGTCGGGCTGTCCATGGCGGGTAGCGCGGCGCTGACGCTGGCTGCGCACCACCCCGGCCAGTTCATCTACGCCAGCTCGATGTCCGGGTTCCTGAACCCGTCCGAGGGCTGGTGGCCCTTCCTGATCAACATCTCGATGGGCGACGCCGGTGGCTACAAGGCCAACGACATGTGGGGCCCGGCCGAGACCGATCCCGCCTGGAAGTACAACGACCCGATGGTGCAGCTCCCGACCCTGGTCGCGAACAACACCCGCCTCTGGATCTACTGCGGTAACGGACAGCCCAACGAGCTCGGCGGCGGCAACCTGCCCGCCAAGTTCCTCGAGGGTCTGACCGTGCGTACCAACCGCACCTTCCAGGACAACTACATCGCTGCCGGTGGCAAGAACGGGGTCTTCAACTTCCCCGATGCCGGTACCCACGCCTGGGCGTACTGGGGTCAGCAGCTTCAGCAGATGAAGCCCGACCTCCAGCGCGTGCTGGTCGCCTGA
- the hisN gene encoding histidinol-phosphatase, which translates to MSTVSDDITLALRMADEADAMTMDRFGALDLQIETKPDLTPVTDADRGAEEALREVISRERPGDALLGEEFGGTAVFEGRQWVLDPIDGTKNFVRGVPVWSTLISLLEDGVPTVGVVSAPALGRRWWAGTGEGAFTSFAGRTRPISVSKVGDIESASLSYSDLVGWEGKRSRFLDLTEAVWRVRGYGDFWSYCLLAEGAVDVVAEPEVKLWDLAAIDVLVREAGGRFTNLDGAPGPHGGSAVATNGLLHDAVLARLSAS; encoded by the coding sequence ATGAGCACCGTTTCCGATGACATCACGCTCGCCCTCCGAATGGCCGACGAGGCCGACGCCATGACGATGGACCGGTTCGGCGCACTGGATCTGCAGATCGAGACCAAGCCCGACCTCACTCCGGTCACCGACGCCGACCGCGGCGCCGAGGAGGCGTTGCGCGAGGTGATCTCGCGCGAGCGCCCCGGCGACGCGCTACTCGGCGAAGAGTTCGGCGGCACAGCGGTTTTCGAGGGCCGCCAGTGGGTGCTCGACCCGATCGACGGCACGAAGAACTTCGTCCGCGGCGTCCCCGTCTGGTCGACGCTGATCTCGCTGCTCGAGGATGGCGTACCGACCGTGGGCGTCGTCAGCGCACCGGCACTGGGACGCCGGTGGTGGGCCGGCACGGGCGAGGGCGCCTTCACGTCGTTCGCCGGCAGGACGCGCCCCATCTCGGTCTCGAAGGTCGGCGACATCGAGTCGGCCAGCCTGTCGTATTCGGACCTCGTCGGCTGGGAAGGCAAGCGCTCGCGCTTCCTCGACCTGACCGAAGCCGTCTGGCGGGTCCGCGGCTACGGCGACTTCTGGTCGTACTGCCTGCTGGCAGAGGGCGCGGTGGACGTCGTCGCCGAACCCGAGGTGAAGTTGTGGGACCTCGCCGCCATCGACGTGCTGGTGCGCGAGGCAGGCGGGCGGTTCACCAACCTCGACGGTGCTCCGGGCCCCCACGGTGGCAGTGCCGTCGCCACGAACGGTCTGTTGCACGACGCGGTGCTCGCCAGGCTGTCGGCGTCCTGA
- a CDS encoding nitroreductase/quinone reductase family protein yields MADHLRDRFTAFFQKNVANPVMRRNPLQTLLETTGRKSGQPRRTPLGGSRVGNEFWFVSEFGDQSQYVKNIQANPRVRVRLRGRWHSGVAHLVPDDDPRRRLQSLPSFNSFGVRTFGTNLLTIRVDLDN; encoded by the coding sequence ATGGCCGACCACCTGCGTGACCGCTTCACCGCCTTCTTCCAGAAGAACGTCGCCAACCCGGTGATGCGTCGGAATCCCCTGCAGACGCTGCTGGAGACGACGGGGCGCAAGTCCGGTCAGCCGCGGCGAACTCCGCTTGGCGGGAGCCGGGTCGGGAACGAGTTCTGGTTCGTCTCCGAGTTCGGCGACCAGTCGCAGTACGTCAAGAACATCCAGGCGAATCCCCGGGTGCGGGTGCGCCTGCGGGGACGTTGGCATTCCGGGGTGGCGCACCTCGTGCCCGACGACGACCCCCGGCGTCGGCTCCAGTCGCTCCCCTCGTTCAACAGTTTCGGCGTGCGCACATTCGGCACCAATCTCTTGACGATTCGGGTCGATCTCGACAATTGA
- a CDS encoding acyl-CoA dehydrogenase family protein has translation MAINLEMPKKLQAVIDMAHEGAAEMLRPISRKYDLAEHAYPVELDTLADLFEGITEANTISFAGTDAFRGVDGPKENVNGANMSALVNALEISWGDVALLLSVPFQGLGNAALSGVATDEQLERLGKVWAAMAITEPSFGSDSAAVSTTAKLDGDEYVINGEKIYVTAGARASHIVVWATLDKSKGRAAIKSFIVPRDHPGVSVERLEHKLGIKASDTAAIRFDNARIPKENLLGNPDIQVDKGFAGVMETFDNTRPIVAAMAVGVARASLEELRKILTEAGVEISYDKPAHAQNAAAAEFLRMEAEWESGYLLTLRSAWQADNKIPNSKEASMGKAKAARVASDVTLKTVELAGTTGYSEEMLLEKWARDSKILDIFEGTQQIQQLVVARRLLGLSSAELK, from the coding sequence ATGGCAATCAATCTCGAAATGCCGAAGAAGTTGCAGGCCGTCATCGACATGGCCCACGAGGGCGCCGCGGAGATGCTGCGGCCGATCTCGCGCAAGTACGACCTGGCCGAACACGCCTATCCCGTCGAGCTGGACACCCTCGCCGACCTGTTCGAGGGAATCACCGAGGCCAACACCATCTCCTTCGCGGGCACCGATGCCTTTCGCGGCGTCGACGGGCCGAAGGAAAACGTGAACGGCGCCAACATGTCTGCGCTCGTGAACGCGCTCGAGATCAGCTGGGGCGACGTCGCCCTGCTGCTGTCGGTGCCCTTCCAGGGCTTGGGCAATGCCGCCCTGTCGGGTGTCGCCACCGACGAACAACTCGAACGCCTCGGCAAGGTATGGGCCGCAATGGCCATCACCGAGCCCAGCTTCGGGTCGGACTCGGCCGCCGTCTCCACCACCGCGAAGCTCGACGGCGACGAGTACGTCATCAACGGCGAGAAGATCTACGTCACCGCGGGCGCCCGCGCGAGCCACATCGTCGTGTGGGCGACGCTGGACAAGTCCAAGGGCCGTGCCGCGATCAAGTCGTTCATCGTGCCGCGCGACCACCCCGGCGTCTCGGTCGAGCGGCTCGAGCACAAGCTGGGCATCAAGGCGTCCGACACCGCCGCCATCCGCTTCGACAACGCGCGGATTCCCAAGGAGAACCTGCTCGGCAACCCGGACATCCAGGTGGACAAGGGGTTTGCGGGCGTCATGGAGACGTTCGACAACACCCGGCCCATCGTGGCGGCGATGGCCGTCGGCGTCGCACGGGCGTCGCTCGAGGAACTCCGCAAGATCCTCACCGAGGCCGGGGTCGAGATCTCCTACGACAAGCCGGCACACGCGCAGAATGCCGCGGCCGCGGAGTTCCTCCGCATGGAGGCCGAGTGGGAGTCCGGTTACCTGCTGACGCTGCGCTCGGCGTGGCAGGCGGACAACAAGATCCCGAACTCCAAGGAGGCGTCGATGGGCAAGGCGAAGGCCGCACGCGTCGCCTCCGACGTCACGCTGAAGACCGTGGAACTGGCCGGCACCACCGGCTACTCCGAGGAAATGCTGCTGGAGAAGTGGGCCCGCGACTCCAAGATCCTCGACATCTTCGAGGGCACCCAGCAGATCCAGCAGCTCGTCGTCGCTCGCCGGCTGCTCGGCCTGTCTTCTGCAGAGCTGAAGTAA